The following are encoded in a window of Chionomys nivalis chromosome X, mChiNiv1.1, whole genome shotgun sequence genomic DNA:
- the LOC130868089 gene encoding E3 ubiquitin-protein ligase RNF138-like codes for MAENESASTPYTEDDFYCPICQEVFKTPVRVTACQHVFCRKCFLTAMKESRHHCPLCRGSVTRRERACPERALDLETIMRSFPGNCRSCSERIELYRMRQHYKTCEKYQDEFGTSSTVASFQVSPEPVGNSNNEASTSENAEAYQEEENASPPDQPTFDCPLCEEVNMTRQSLLDHCNSHHRAHIVPVICPICLSLPWGNPTQLTRNFVSHLNQRHQFDYGDFVNLQLDEETQFQIAIEESFNV; via the coding sequence ATGGCTGAGAACGAGTCTGCCTCCACGCCTTACACAGAAGATGATTTCTACTGTCCTATCTGTCAAGAAGTCTTCAAGACGCCGGTTCGGGTCACGGCTTGTCAGCACGTCTTCTGCAGGAAATGTTTCCTGACTGCAATGAAGGAGAGCCGGCACCATTGCCCCCTGTGCCGTGGAAGTGTGACTAGAAGAGAAAGAGCGTGCCCAGAGAGAGCACTGGACCTTGAGACAATCATGAGAAGTTTTCCTGGTAATTGCCGGAGCTGTTCTGAACGCATTGAACTCTATCGCATGAGACAACATTACAAAACTTGCGAAAAGTACCAAGATGAGTTCGGGACTTCTTCAACTGTTGCAAGCTTCCAAGTGTCTCCTGAGCCCGTGGGCAACAGCAACAACGAGGCGTCCACCTCAGAAAATGCCGAGGCTTATCAAGAAGAAGAAAACGCGAGCCCACCTGATCAGCCTACCTTTGATTGTCCTCTGTGTGAAGAAGTAAACATGACCAGACAGAGTTTGCTGGACCACTGCAACAGCCACCACAGAGCTCATATTGTTCCGGTCATTTGCCCAATTTGCCTCTCTCTTCCATGGGGCAACCCTACTCAACTTACCAGAAATTTCGTTAGTCATCTAAACCAGAGGCATCAGTTTGATTATGGAGATTTTGTGAATCTTCAACTGGATGAGGAAACTCAGTTCCAGATTGCTATTGAGGAGTCTTTCAACGTCTAG